The segment TGTTTCGTACTAAGTGtaatttcacatttttttacTGCAAGCCAACATTGCATGCAAATCTTTAACTTTACATACAAGGAAGGATTCTCTCGACCTAGCTCAGCCTCTGATTGATTGGTAGGAATCACATGTATCATTGTCAAtaaccccgcgcttgcgcggggcaCCGCCCCTAGTCATCATCAATAACACGGAACAAAAAAACTGATCGGAGAAACCTTTTTGTGAgactgattttttaattaatggGCGTAATATAGGCCCATTAATAGGTTCTAATAGGCCCGCAGAGAGGCTATATAATTACGATTTTGCATTTTGGCAGTTATAGAAACTAGAAACAAGTAGAGAAGCGGGAAACACAGAGAATCGCTCTCTTCTTCTCCGACGAATCGCTCTCTTATTCTCCGACGAATCGCTCTCCTCTTCGCCGGCGACTGCGATTGTGCATTTCTGAAGCGCGGATAGAGATACTAGCCATCGATTATTCTTCAAGGTATATCGAGTAACatcttttgtttctctttctccTTGAAATCGATTCGGTTGAGATCGATCTATGCGAACGATCGAACATTTATCTTGTTGCGTAATCTCAAGGAAAGTCTGATTCAATTTCTTGATCTTCAAAGCCCTAATATCGTGCCAAAACTCTTCTCTGTTTCAGTGGACATGGATCCTGCAGCAAATAGCTCTTCTGATGACGATAGTGACTCTGAGTTTGTGGCATTGATCTTTTGATCTATTTCGATAGATTTTTTCCCCctcttttagatttttatttctttctttgtttgtttcaggGACAGGCATGTGAGTGACCCGGTTCGTGAGGCTATATCAACGATCAATGATGGAAACGGTGTTGACATTGATGGCATTTACGAGTTTGTCAAGGTTCAATATTGACCATCATCTCTCTAATCATCCGTTAATGAGAGACGCTAGTTGCCGACTTTGATCAGTCCCCATCATCATTCAAAAGAGTTGTTCTTGTGGTTGATAAAATTGCAGGCTAGGCGTGATGTAATGCCAAATTACAGGGACGTGTTGGAAGGCGAGCTGAACACACGTGTTTCTCGAAACGAACTAGAGAAGGTTGCCTTAGTTTGTGAATCTATATATACACACTAAAACTTGTTCATTATGATACGTATGTACATTTGTTTGATCAAAACTTGAAAATGCAGGTAGGTAACCTCTACAGGATCATCCATGTTGTTAGTTCGGAAAGCTGCACATATGAGACAACAGAGCCCGATTCAGACGAACCTGCTGCAGTGCCTGATCCTCCAATTACTTCTTCAGATATCCCTAGTAGCTCCTCCTCTGGGTTTGTAAtctttatatgtttaaatttttcgaATCTTTGATTTCTGTTACCATATTCTGACAGATTCTTTCCTTCTCTTTTCAGGGAATCGTATGATGACGGGGTTCTTAAGGCTGTAAGAACAGTCAATGATGGAAACGGTGCTGACATTGATGAGATTTTCGAATATCTCAAGGTTACCTAATTGGAATCATTTTGTTTGCTTATTCCTCCATCATTATCATCACTCAAAAGAGTTATTCTTGTGGTTGATAAACTGCAGGAGGGTTATGATATAGGGCCAGAGCATAGGAAGCTGGTGGAAGAATCCCTGGACTTAAGTGTTTCTGACAACCTACTTGAGATGGTACCTTAGTTTGTTCATTTAATTAGAGCATCTGTacacatatattaaaacttgTTGTTCATTATGATAATGCTAGAATCGAGATGTGTATTATTATACATTGTTTGttggaatttaaaaaaaaaagataaaaacttgaaaatgcAGGTAGGAAACCGCTACAGAATCGTCAATGTTACTTCAGAAGATACAAATGAGACAAGAGAGACAGAGTCAAAATCAGTTGAAGACTCTGATGATCAGAAAGTTCCCGCAGCTAGTTCCACGGATTACGCTCTACCCTATGGGTTTGTTGTCATATTTGGAAaccttataatttttattatgttaataAGGATTCGATATTCCATATCTCTTGATTGTATTAAATTTTGTCTGGTTCTTTCGCCTCTTTTTCAGGGATATGCCGGAGGCCATGGTTATGGAGGCTATATCAACAATGGATTATGGTTACGGTGTTGATATTGAAGAGATTTACGAATATATCGAGGTTAATATATATAGGACCATCTCACTATATATCATCATTCTGCATCTt is part of the Raphanus sativus cultivar WK10039 chromosome 5, ASM80110v3, whole genome shotgun sequence genome and harbors:
- the LOC108860607 gene encoding uncharacterized protein LOC108860607 yields the protein MDPAANSSSDDDSDSEDRHVSDPVREAISTINDGNGVDIDGIYEFVKARRDVMPNYRDVLEGELNTRVSRNELEKVGNLYRIIHVVSSESCTYETTEPDSDEPAAVPDPPITSSDIPSSSSSGESYDDGVLKAVRTVNDGNGADIDEIFEYLKEGYDIGPEHRKLVEESLDLSVSDNLLEMVGNRYRIVNVTSEDTNETRETESKSVEDSDDQKVPAASSTDYALPYGDMPEAMVMEAISTMDYGYGVDIEEIYEYIENRYKIPTDYMTILEDELNKRVSGKELEKGEYGYKILGVTSDNMDESQSQAVAVADQKDPATSSSSAASSSSRNPPYDPVIDAVSTINGGNGADIDGIFEFIQAKMERILSENFRKHLEQVLKKRVSQCILEKVETHYKILHLTPEKLDEISEAATKAVAVSDQKELEAKEASEAADRAKKVLEENQLVLQAAKEALDRCTRGD